gttgtggatttaatttatgtatttttattcagttatttttagttttatattttttaaattttaaattttagtcttcaccaaataataattgttaaatttattaaataaagtttttcctttttcaaaatttgatcgtcgaatatattatcatatgtgtaatatCATATCAGCTTATTCTACATATTACCCATTCAGCTATTGAATTAATGACACAACTATTTGcttcaagattgaaattttaaatttagaaaaatataaagacatAGAATTATTCAATtggaataaattgataattaaatttaatcaaatgaatttaaatttaaaaagtaaatcaaattaaattcacaactttCCTGCTTACTAAAGGATAGGTTCCgtagcaaaatttaacctttcttttttgctttctttttcgCCTTTGCCATTGATGGCGGCCACTGGTAAGTTTCAACCAATCCCAACTGGATCCCACTAATCCAACCACTACCTCAGCATATTCGACATTTTCTCTAGACTAGATTGAGTCATGGAAATATGCTAAAATCTTAGTTACCCCATTAATATTCTCTACTAAATTTGACACAACATTAAATCTTTTAGCAAAAACAGATGCCTGAGAAATGAGAATTTGTATCAAACcagaagatgaaaaagaaaacgtTGAAAGATCCATGCCATTAAAATCTTTGATTCTATGTATACTTCCATCAAAGCAGGCTGAAAGGCAAAATAGCATTGATCACTGGGGCAGCAAGCGGTATCGGGAAGGCAGCTGCAGCAAAATTCATCAGTAATGGTGCCAAAGTCGTCATTGCTGATATACAACACCAACTAGGGCAAGCAACGGCGACTGAGCTTGGACCCAATGCTACTTTTATACCCTGTGACGTAACGAAAGAATCAGATGTATCCGATGCTGTTGACTTTACCATCTCCGAACACAAACGACTGGATGTTATGTACAATAATGCTGGGGTACCTTGCTACACGCCTCCGAGCATTGTGGACCTTGACCTTGCCGTTTTTGACAGAGTTATGGGCATCAATGTGCGAGGAGTCTTGGCTGGGATCAAACACGCTTCGCGTGTGATGATCCCTAGTAGAACTGGCTCCATTCTGTGCACAGCTAGCGTAACCGGAATGATGGGTGGACTATCTCAACATACTTACAGTGTGTCCAAGTCTGCTGTCATAGGAATTGTTAAGTCCATGGCAGCTGAGCTATGCCAGTACGGAATCCGTATCAACTGCATATCACCTTTTGCAGTTCCGACTCCATTTGCACTAGATGAGTTGAGCCAGATTTATCCACAAATTGATGCCGAGCAGCTCGTCAAAATGATACATAGTTTTGGTGTGCTAGGCAAAGCAACATTGGAACCAGGTGATGTAGCCGATGCCGCAGTCTATCTTGCATCAGATGATGCAAAGTATGTTAGTGGGCATAATTTGGTGGTAGATGGAGGTTTTACATCATTTAAGAGATTGGAACTTCCTAAGAGCTAAAGTCTTATAAATGCTGCTCGAAGGATATATCTTGGAAATTGAAGTACGTGGTAAATTTCAAGTTTCTTCTAGTTTTTGACAGTCTGGGGAACAACAATTAGACTAAACAGAAATGAATTTCAGTACCTTGAGATTTTAGATGGTTGACCTTTTTACTGGTTTCAAAACATGACATAAATTAGTTTAAACTgaacaataaaaagaataaaaaattctacGCCAATAACAGAGTACAGAGAGGGTAGTATTACATAAATGAAGCAGAATTGACAACCAAAAATACCCAAGCTCCAACGAGTTTCATGATCAGTAAATACCAAGTACACAGTAAAAAAAAGCTCAACCTACAGCTGCTCTATTCGTTGGATGATTAAGCTAACAGCAGCATTTGCTGAAGAGAATGGCCCATGAAAGCTTTCCTGATAAGAAATGGATTCTAGTTCCCTAGCCATCTTCAAAAGAATCTCACCCACGTCGGTTTGTTTGTGTAACAAAGAGTGATAATAGGAGCGGGCAGCCACATTGCTGATCTCCACATTTGTTTCCTCTGGGCAGTATTCATCATCTAACCACTTGTGCAGGGTAACTCTGAGCCATTCGGATTCCTACAAGGCCGATCAAAATTGCAAATGCTACGAACCGAAATCaagtaattttgaaattaaaaagtgaATTTTTCAATAATAGGTGTTACCTCCAAGGCCTTTGAAGGGAGTAACCAGTGGTCCGGGATTCTCAGGTCTTCAACTAGGTTTTCTGGGTCTTGTCCTCGTTGATTCGCTGGTGGCTCTGAAGAAGATTGAGATCTTAGAGGGAGGAGAGAAGTTTGGGTTCTTTTGAGAGGAAAATTAGGGGTTAGAATTGACGGGGGGTAAGGAGGAGTTAGTGGACGATGAAGATGATTGGAATTTGGGATGGCTTCTGCAGCGATTGCAAAGGAAAAACATATGGATTTCATGTCTGTTTCAGAGAAAGGAGCAAAGTTGATGATACTCCCGGGATTTGGCTGGAAAAACTAACTGATGGTGGTTTGTCTGCTGGGAAAATATTATCCTCAAAAGACACCGCTCGCTTCCACTTTTGAATTTcacttgaaataattttgacctactcctttattttatttatttgtttattacaaatttatcaCCACTTATCCAATCTTTTACCCGCATTCTTTTAGAGTTAATTGCACCAAACACCCTTAAATTATGCtctcattttaaattggtctaATTACATCCTCAAACTATTAAGgttaaatcaattaagtcctttcatTACTAAAACCGTTAATTTAACTGTTAAAAATACATATGTAgtataatttgaaatgaaattatgaaaaattaatattgtaaaacaaatgttttaaaaatattggtttAAATTTCAAAGCTTTTACTGAAGCTTTATCCTTCACCttttttagctttattttatttttattttttacttttaaaaattataccataatattctagttttatttaattttttcattttaaatttaacagtTAAATGAACGGTTTTAATAGTTTAGGAACtcaattagaatattttgaaatttgaagatcaatttaaaatgagagtaataattagaaaatatttatgcaagtaactccttttttttaaactaCTCATAAGTCCTTGAAGTTTTGCACGCCTGCCGAAATTCAAACCCTTAATAGTTGTAATCTGTTTTTGTAGGGTGTGTGTGAAAATCAATCCCAATTAgtggattttaattaaaaaaaattataaaaaataaataaaatctggTTCTTTTACTCCGAATTCCAATTCAATTTATGGACTCACAccacaaaattaaaaagtaaaagttattaaaattaaattaaaagttaaagagcttgttcatttttattccaTAAAAACATAAACCATCTCTCAAAACAACACAGAGCTGCATCTATATGATATGAATGTCAATGCAGGAATCAAAGATGCAGGCAGTACCCATAGGGACTGAATCCCATTAAAAACTACATAGCTTGAAGAACAAACAACTTGTTTCTTGCACCACAAGCTAAAACTCTAAAACACCGTACCATACTTACTTCTTAAAGAAACGTCTGCACAAGACATTTCAGTAAGATGCTGAACTCGGTGAGCTCGGATTCAGCCTGTTGATTTCTTCCTTTGGGCGGATAACCATCCTTCGGACTTCATGCTGAAATTTCCTGTAATTTCAGAGAGTATCATCATCATTAAAGCAAAGCTCATACTAAAAACTAATTGGGTATTATAGGTAGTGGTTTGCGTTTGGTTTTTTCCACTTAACTGCCATGGATAAGGATCTCCAATCAGCATCATATCCCCATCTTCATTGGTATAGGTTATGTGCCAGCCGCTGCTTCCATCGATCAACTTTCCATTGAAATCAAACATATGATCAAGCTCAAGGATGAGGCCTTTGTATCCGTTGAATCGATAGAGATCAACAGATCTTCCAAGATTAGTTCCATACTTGAGCACCTACAAGAGCAAAAGGAATATTGTTCTCAGAATCAATTTCATATGACATCCAACTCCCGAAACGCTTTGTCCATTAAGTAAACATTCAAGAGAAGATAGAAGCAGTACTTTGGTGCAAGTTCGATCGCCGACGGAGCAACAGTTGTTGCATTGCTTGCTAGATATACCCTTGGAAGCAATGGAAACACTCGACTGAGAAGTGAGAGGAGTCGAGCATTGAACCTCACTAGAAGTGAGAACTTGTGGTGAAGGGAGCTCAGGTGAGccattaaataaatttactccGAAAACCATGCATCTGTGACTGCCATTTGGTCTGGACAAAGAAGTTCCGTTTTTGGTAGCACGAGCATCATCATGAACTCTGTTAGAGGAGATTGTTGAGAGCCCATTACACAAACCTGGTACTTTCCTACCAGAAAAGTGTGCTGTGTTGCTGGAACATTGATAAAATGGGTCACAGGTCGGAATCTGAATTTCTAGTTGCTTATGCATCTGCTGTTGCATTGAGGCACAGCCAGGATCTTGCGGGAGAAGATGCGGTAATGATTGTTGCAGTACACTGGATTGATTCACGCATGTGTCACTGTCTTCTTGACCTTGCAAGACCCCTGAACTACTTTGAGATTGATTTTTAGCTGTACCATGCAACATGCCTGGTAAAGCAGAAATTATTGTTAGTAGCTGCAAAGTCTCCTAGTGATATTATACACTGCAAAACTAATATGACCATACTATAGATTTCAATACCGACCATCCATAAGCAAGTTAGAAAACTCAGGGGATGATGCGTTGTTGGGGCGAGCCCTCTTCTGATGATGCAGAGTGGaagctttctttttcttggtGAATTCCGTGAGATCGATGCTCCAAGGACAAACTCTTTCGGGAAGCAAAACCGAACTTGCTGCGGGATCCCATTTCACCTAAGGAATAATAGAAGTTCATGAATGGATTGAGAATAAGAATATTAAACTAGAAAGCAGGCATCTCCTATCCAAAGGTCATGCGGTCATGCATGCAAAAGAGCACATGTTACCTTCACACATCTCCATTTGGAATTCTGCCATCTAATAGGATCGAGATCTTCAGTGCCAATGATAGTGCCAAGGGATCTGGTTTTAAAGATGAGTGCATTAGGTTAAAGGGAGGTATGGAATGAAAACATGGTTCAAACTATCCATTAGTGATAAGGTAAAGCAGTAAGCACCTCTGTTCCCCAGATTCTCCACCTTCAACTCGCATTCTACATCTTGTCCCGAAGCAGTAGTCAAATTGAACCGCCTTTATATACTGATCAAGTGGAGTGATAAATTGAGAAGACCTTGCCCTGCAAAGATGCAAGAGAGTTAATGCCTTCCTCTTTCAGTTCCAGTGTTACAAGTTCTATGTTACATCAAACTTACCAAGGACGGTAGTAGACGTTAAAGATGCTTCTGGTTGCAAAGGCATGGAAAGCACTGGCAAGTATTCCATGTCGCACACTGTGAGCGGATATGATCGATGGAGATGGACTGTTCAGTAGCTTTGTCATTGATCGGCGAACTCCAACACCGAACTCTCCATTTTCCCCTCTAGGAGAAcaaaaacattttgaaacaaTGAAACTCCACATTAACTTCCAAAAGATCATGTCAAATCGTGAATGTGAGCATTTTTACAACAAATTTGCATATTAGTGGCAGAGAGAGAACCTTAGAAAGATAAATGAATCCCCAGCAGCAAGCTTCTTCGAGGTGACAAAGGTACTCCAACCGGTGGTAAGCAAATTTCTTTTTGGATAGCCTACATGAACAGAGTCCATAAGGAACCTAgcttaaatttgattttggCATGAGCTGATCATTGCAGTGCTAAATCCGAGTGTTTGAATAATGTTAGATTAGtgaggaaaaggaaaggaaggtACCACGAAAAACATGTCGAAAGTACCATGGATGACCATGCAAGTCAGTTGCGAGCAGTTCCTGCTGGGGGATTTCCTGAGACATGTCCTGCCACAATATTCATAAACTTAATAACACGATATTGCCTTACTTTGATCACTTAAAGACTTTGAAACTAAATGTTTCGAACATGAATGCACCAAAATACCAACCAAGAGCGGAAGACACCCATCATTGGCATGCCGCTTTGGGATAGAGAATCCACCGTGTGTCTTTATATCCGATGGAGTTAGCTTCTTACTAAAGTAACGAGAATAATTTTCCCGAGGCGACGCTCGATAATATCTATGCTCCATTCTTTGCTCATCTTGCTGTTAAGAACagaaaagtattaaataaaccATACTGCTATATAATCTTAATTCATCTAAAATACTAATAGCTAACCTCAGCCTCTGGAAGCAAAATAATTTCTGCAAAGATCTCATCTGTGTCAGGTTCAACCTGCAAATGCACCAATGAAGCATCGTATGCCacaacttataatgagattaagtTACATGCAAAGAAGTAATAAACTATTTACACTATAAACCCATCTAAATATACATGCATGTTTACTTGATACCTTAAGCTCAACATGCAAAACCCTGCAAAGGATCTTCCAAGGTAAATTGTAGATGGGCATTTCCATAGTGCCATCTTCACTCATGTATGCCTCAACCTGCACCAATGGCTTAATCTTTATatgcaaaagaaacaaacaaatttctatcctttcatatatatatgaacagaAAGACTAAAGAAGATAGAACCTGTTCCATATGACCTTGAGGGAAGTACAAGACTTTATCTCCAGAGCGAGGAACATAAACAGAAGGACCCGCGCATGCATGCCATAGTTTAGTATAGAGATCATTGTTTTCTCCTGatttcacaataaaaaaattaagccacAAAATTCGAAACAAAATGATGTAATAAACCGGTTCTACTGATAATTGatgataaaaaaaagtgaaacaTTAGGGACTAATTCTGCAAATTAAAAGAGCTAGACCAGAGTTGGGaccaacaaaaacaaaatgagaTATGATTGATTAGTTTCCACTGTTTTTTTGGTACTCCACATGAGGTtgaaacaaaatacaaaagaaaagaacaaaagacaATTCGGTTTATGACttgtataaaaaaagaaaaagcaatctCCGCCTAAGAAAGTTCATTTCTTGGTTTTATCTCCCGATTCTGATAAGGTTCCGATGAATTTATAGAGACAAAATATATTGGGTGAAACCATGGCAGTTTTAAAAGTTTGTGTATGGCCTCACTTGACTATCCATAAGTTATATGCGATAAGTTATCAAATCGAGTCTAATCATGTCTAATTTTTTGAGTTATACATGAATCCgtctatttaatcatttaaagtTATGATCCTATTGGAGCAAATACTTTTATGATCCCATTGGAACAAAGTAAAAAGATAAAACCTTGACTCGGCTcggaacaaaataaaatgatataaaaccttgatcGAAAACGAGTTTTCGGCTCGGAACAAAGTAAAAAAGATAAAACCTCCATTGAAAATGGGTTCTCGGCTcggaacaaaataaaatgatataaaacctCGATCGAAAACGAGTTCTTGACTCGGAACAAAGTAAAAGGATAAAACCTTAATCGAAAACGGTTTCTCGGCTCGGAACATGATTGATAAAGggacaaataataaaaataaaaataaaaataaaaacccaaaatttgcaACATGAGTTAATTAAACGGGTTTCCATTGATGTAGATACCTCTAGTGGAGTGAAAAGGGAACTTAGCTTTGGAACCATGCCCTTCACCATCCATCTCTCTCGTTCTCTTTttcgaagaagaagaaggccCTTTCCGACAAAAAGGAAGGAGCAGCAAATATGAGAAGAAGAGAGAggagagaagagagaaaaaagagaggaagAGGGA
The Gossypium raimondii isolate GPD5lz chromosome 8, ASM2569854v1, whole genome shotgun sequence DNA segment above includes these coding regions:
- the LOC105790776 gene encoding uncharacterized protein LOC105790776, which translates into the protein MKSICFSFAIAAEAIPNSNHLHRPLTPPYPPSILTPNFPLKRTQTSLLPLRSQSSSEPPANQRGQDPENLVEDLRIPDHWLLPSKALEESEWLRVTLHKWLDDEYCPEETNVEISNVAARSYYHSLLHKQTDVGEILLKMARELESISYQESFHGPFSSANAAVSLIIQRIEQL
- the LOC105790774 gene encoding auxin response factor 24; this translates as MDGEGHGSKAKFPFHSTRGENNDLYTKLWHACAGPSVYVPRSGDKVLYFPQGHMEQVEAYMSEDGTMEMPIYNLPWKILCRVLHVELKVEPDTDEIFAEIILLPEAEQDEQRMEHRYYRASPRENYSRYFSKKLTPSDIKTHGGFSIPKRHANDGCLPLLDMSQEIPQQELLATDLHGHPWYFRHVFRGYPKRNLLTTGWSTFVTSKKLAAGDSFIFLRGENGEFGVGVRRSMTKLLNSPSPSIISAHSVRHGILASAFHAFATRSIFNVYYRPWARSSQFITPLDQYIKAVQFDYCFGTRCRMRVEGGESGEQRSLGTIIGTEDLDPIRWQNSKWRCVKVKWDPAASSVLLPERVCPWSIDLTEFTKKKKASTLHHQKRARPNNASSPEFSNLLMDGMLHGTAKNQSQSSSGVLQGQEDSDTCVNQSSVLQQSLPHLLPQDPGCASMQQQMHKQLEIQIPTCDPFYQCSSNTAHFSGRKVPGLCNGLSTISSNRVHDDARATKNGTSLSRPNGSHRCMVFGVNLFNGSPELPSPQVLTSSEVQCSTPLTSQSSVSIASKGISSKQCNNCCSVGDRTCTKVLKYGTNLGRSVDLYRFNGYKGLILELDHMFDFNGKLIDGSSGWHITYTNEDGDMMLIGDPYPWQKFQHEVRRMVIRPKEEINRLNPSSPSSASY
- the LOC105790775 gene encoding zerumbone synthase, encoding MVLTWLLKNIAHHIPTFPVSLSILKEHNISLIESMLRIGFRNIINGFICRASLPQSFYNRELSTQTGRLKGKIALITGAASGIGKAAAAKFISNGAKVVIADIQHQLGQATATELGPNATFIPCDVTKESDVSDAVDFTISEHKRLDVMYNNAGVPCYTPPSIVDLDLAVFDRVMGINVRGVLAGIKHASRVMIPSRTGSILCTASVTGMMGGLSQHTYSVSKSAVIGIVKSMAAELCQYGIRINCISPFAVPTPFALDELSQIYPQIDAEQLVKMIHSFGVLGKATLEPGDVADAAVYLASDDAKYVSGHNLVVDGGFTSFKRLELPKS